In the Limanda limanda chromosome 1, fLimLim1.1, whole genome shotgun sequence genome, one interval contains:
- the LOC133001459 gene encoding beta-1,3-galactosyl-O-glycosyl-glycoprotein beta-1,6-N-acetylglucosaminyltransferase 4-like gives MSRKFANLKKWKILFTPLSLLIVYILLLVRVKYSSIPEPSTSPEVADDVQTHHKYNISCPAIYDMDPVEVGKSLRIRWKEVVEDKDESLFNLTSNCPSFIKSRGYDKVCVSEEERDFPLAYSLVVHKSAWMVERLVKALYSPGNIFCIHYDQKSSPQFISAIEGLVSCLPNVFIASKRESVYYASITRLQADLNCLSDLLRSEVKWSYVINLCGQDFPLKTNIELVSELKKLKGANMLETSRPSTYKEMRYSFHYELKDMPYEYQKLPMKTEQKKTPPPHGIKMFIGNAYFVLSRDFVVHMNTSEVVKDFLVWSQDTYSPDEHFWATLVRLPGVPGEVPRSEPDITDLMSKTRLVKWSYLEEHLYPPCSGVHVRSVCIFGAAEMRWLLNYGHLFANKFDPKVDPIIIQCLEEKLEERQKLLQSVASLTCNKVSPK, from the coding sequence ATGAGCAGAAAGTTTGCAAATCTCAAAAAATGGAAGATTCTTTTTACACCTCTGTCACTGCTGATTGTGTATATCCTGCTGTTGGTCAGGGTAAAGTACAGCTCCATCCCTGAACCTTCAACTTCCCCGGAAGTTGCAGATGATGTGCAGACACATCACAAGTACAATATCAGCTGCCCGGCTATATATGACATGGACCCGGTGGAGGTGGGTAAATCCCTGAGGATTCGATGGAAAGAAGTTGTGGAGGATAAGGATGAAAGTCTTTTTAACCTCACCTCAAACTGCCCATCATTCATCAAATCCAGAGGTTATGAcaaggtgtgtgtctcagaggaggagagagacttCCCTCTTGCTTATTCACTGGTTGTGCATAAATCTGCATGGATGGTGGAGAGACTCGTCAAAGCTCTGTACTCACCAGGTAACATCTTCTGTATTCACTACGACCAGAAGTCATCACCTCAGTTCATCTCTGCCATAGAGGGTCTGGTAAGCTGTTTGCCCAACGTCTTCATCGCCTCCAAACGAGAGTCGGTCTATTATGCAAGCATCACTCGATTGCAAGCTGATCTCAACTGTCTGTCTGACCttttgaggtcagaggtcaagtggAGCTATGTCATCAACCTCTGTGGCCAAGATTTTCCCCTCAAGACCAATATTGAGCTGGTGTCGGAATTAAAGAAGTTAAAGGGGGCTAATATGCTGGAGACGAGCCGACCCTCTACCTATAAGGAAATGAGGTACTCTTTTCATTACGAGCTGAAAGATATGCCATATGAATATCAAAAACTGCCGATGAAGACGGAGCAGAAAAAAACTCCACCCCCTCACGGCATTAAGATGTTTATTGGCAATGCCTATTTTGTCTTGTCACGGGACTTTGTTGTGCATATGAACACCTCAGAGGTGGTGAAGGATTTCTTAGTCTGGTCACAGGACACTTACTCCCCAGATGAACACTTCTGGGCCACACTTGTGCGACTGCCAGgtgtccccggggaggtgcccCGATCTGAGCCTGATATCACTGACCTGATGAGTAAGACCCGGCTGGTGAAGTGGAGTTACTTGGAGGAACACCTGTACCCACCTTGCTCCGGGGTACACGTCCGCAGCGTCTGCATTTTCGGTGCTGCAGAGATGCGTTGGCTGCTTAACTATGGCCACTTGTTCGCAAATAAGTTTGACCCCAAAGTGGACCCAATTATCATTCAGTGCCtcgaggagaagctggaggaaagACAAAAGTTATTACAGTCAGTGGCATCCTTAACCTGTAATAAGGTTTCACCAAAGTAA
- the LOC133008069 gene encoding beta-1,3-galactosyl-O-glycosyl-glycoprotein beta-1,6-N-acetylglucosaminyltransferase 4-like: MRRTFAKLKNWKILSSPLSLLIVYILLLVQVKYSFIPEPSTSPEVADDVQTHHKYNISCPAIYDMDPVEVGKSLRIRWKEVVEDEDESLFNLTSNCPSFIKSRGYDKVCVSEEERDFPLAYSLVVHKSAWMVERVIKALYSPGNIFCIHYDQKSSPQFISAIEGLVSCLPNVFIASKRESVYYASITRLQADLNCLSDLLRSEVKWRYVINLCGQDFPLKSNIELVSELKKLKGANMLETSRPTPYKEMRYSFHYELKDIPHEYQKLPMKTEQKKPPPPHGIEMFIGNAYFVLSRDFVVHMNTSEVVKDFLVWSDDTYSPDEHFWATLVRLPGVPGEVPRSEPDITDLMSKTRLVKWSYLEEHLYPPCSGVHVRSVCIFGAAEMRWLLNYGHLFANKFDPKVDPIIIQCLEEKLEERQKLLQSVASPTCKKVSPK; this comes from the coding sequence ATGAGAAGAACATTTGCAAAACTCAAAAACTGGAAAATCCTGTCTTCACCCCTGTCACTGCTGATTGTGTATATCCTGCTGTTGGTCCAAGTAAAGTACAGCTTCATCCCTGAACCTTCAACTTCCCCGGAAGTTGCAGATGATGTGCAGACACATCACAAGTACAATATCAGCTGCCCGGCTATATATGACATGGACCCGGTGGAGGTGGGTAAATCCCTGAGGATTCGATGGAAAGAAGttgtggaggatgaggatgaaagtCTTTTTAACCTCACCTCAAACTGCCCATCATTCATCAAGTCCAGAGGTTATGAcaaggtgtgtgtctcagaggaggagagagacttCCCTCTAGCTTATTCCCTGGTTGTGCATAAATCTGCATGGATGGTGGAGAGAGTCATCAAAGCCCTGTACTCACCAGGTAACATCTTCTGTATTCACTACGACCAGAAGTCATCACCTCAGTTCATCTCTGCCATAGAGGGTCTGGTGAGCTGTTTGCCCAACGTCTTTATTGCCTCCAAACGAGAGTCGGTCTATTATGCAAGCATCACTCGATTGCAAGCTGATCTCAACTGTCTGTCTGACCTTTTGAGGTCAGAGGTTAAGTGGAGGTATGTCATCAACCTCTGTGGCCAAGATTTTCCCCTCAAGTCCAATATCGAGCTGGTGTCGGAATTAAAGAAGTTAAAGGGGGCTAATATGCTGGAGACGAGCCGACCCACTCCCTATAAGGAAATGAGGTACTCTTTTCATTACGAGCTGAAAGATATCCCACATGAATATCAAAAACTGCCGATGAAGACGGAGCAGAAAAAGCCTCCACCCCCTCACGGCATCGAGATGTTTATTGGCAATGCCTATTTTGTCTTGTCACGGGACTTTGTTGTGCATATGAACACCTCAGAGGTGGTGAAGGATTTCTTAGTCTGGTCAGATGACACTTACTCCCCAGATGAACACTTCTGGGCCACGCTTGTGCGACTGCCAGgtgtccccggggaggtgcccCGATCTGAGCCTGATATCACTGACCTGATGAGTAAGACCCGGCTGGTGAAGTGGAGTTACTTGGAGGAACACCTGTACCCACCTTGCTCCGGGGTACACGTCCGCAGCGTCTGCATTTTTGGTGCTGCAGAGATGCGTTGGCTGCTTAACTATGGCCACTTGTTCGCAAATAAGTTTGACCCCAAAGTGGACCCAATTATCATTCAGTGCCtcgaggagaagctggaggaaagACAAAAGTTATTACAGTCAGTGGCATCCCCAACCTGTAAAAAGGTTTCACCAAAGTAA